In the Nitrospiria bacterium genome, GTACAGACAGAAAAACTCCGATAATTATCACAAGGATTAATACGACGGTCGTTGACCCCACCGTCTCCGCCCGTGTAGGGTAGGCCACCTTTTTCAATTCCGCCCTTACATCGTTGAAAAACGCAGAAATCCGACCCAGAAAGCCTTGCATGAGCCTCTCCTCGGTGCACCTGCGGGTCTAACCCGGCGCGTTATCGGCCAGTAACTGGCAGGCCAGGAGGGATTCGAACCCCCAACCCGCGGTTTTGGAGACCGCTGCTCTAGCCGTTGGAGCTACTGGC is a window encoding:
- the secE gene encoding preprotein translocase subunit SecE — its product is MQGFLGRISAFFNDVRAELKKVAYPTRAETVGSTTVVLILVIIIGVFLSVLDMALVKAVRLIIQ